In one Alphaproteobacteria bacterium genomic region, the following are encoded:
- a CDS encoding Lrp/AsnC family transcriptional regulator, protein MIALDDRDLKILTVLQADGRITKAALAERVHLSPTACWERLQRLERAGLITGYEARLNPQLLGGAAEVMMSVELDSHKAQDFRVFEDGIHEIPEVVDCWAVGGGIDYLLRIVTSDIKAYQTLVDEILSAELGVRRYYTYVVTKSIKHGPVPLARVESVLPRNPRRVG, encoded by the coding sequence ATGATCGCATTGGACGACCGGGATCTTAAAATTCTGACCGTGCTTCAGGCCGATGGACGCATCACGAAAGCGGCCCTGGCGGAGCGTGTTCACCTGTCCCCCACGGCCTGCTGGGAACGCCTTCAGCGACTGGAGCGGGCGGGGCTGATTACGGGGTATGAAGCACGCCTCAATCCACAACTTCTGGGTGGTGCGGCCGAGGTCATGATGTCGGTCGAGCTCGATAGTCACAAGGCCCAGGATTTCAGGGTTTTCGAAGATGGAATCCATGAAATTCCAGAGGTCGTCGACTGTTGGGCCGTCGGCGGTGGAATCGACTATTTGTTGCGTATCGTGACCAGCGATATCAAGGCCTATCAGACCCTTGTGGACGAGATCCTGAGCGCGGAACTTGGTGTGCGCCGTTACTATACCTATGTGGTAACCAAATCCATCAAGCATGGGCCGGTCCCACTGGCCCGGGTCGAATCCGTGCTGCCGAGGAATCCTCGGCGGGTCGGCTGA
- a CDS encoding F0F1 ATP synthase subunit epsilon produces the protein MSDKVAFELVSPEKLLFSGEVDMVVLPAADGDMGILPGHAPVIATIRPGTICIFEGNSVKERLFVAGGFVEVTQERCTVLADTAIPVEKIDLAAAQTEAKDLSEDVSHAKNDDDKAKAELALAIAEAKIQAAQSPAYK, from the coding sequence ATGTCGGATAAGGTGGCCTTCGAACTCGTCTCCCCGGAGAAACTTCTGTTCTCCGGTGAGGTCGACATGGTGGTCCTGCCGGCCGCCGACGGGGATATGGGTATTCTGCCCGGTCACGCGCCGGTCATCGCCACGATCCGTCCGGGCACGATCTGCATCTTCGAGGGCAACTCGGTGAAGGAACGTCTGTTCGTCGCCGGTGGCTTTGTCGAAGTCACGCAGGAACGCTGCACGGTGCTGGCCGATACCGCCATCCCGGTCGAGAAAATCGACCTTGCGGCGGCCCAGACCGAAGCCAAGGATCTGAGCGAAGACGTCAGCCACGCCAAAAATGACGACGACAAGGCCAAGGCCGAACTCGCCCTGGCGATTGCTGAAGCAAAGATCCAGGCGGCGCAGAGCCCGGCCTACAAGTAA
- a CDS encoding TRAP transporter large permease yields MEWYWTLTVLLGAILVLMAVGFPVGIAFLAVNIVAAMIYFGGNGSFLDQLELGIATLADNAFGSMANFALVPIPMFLLMGELFFHTGLANRMFSGVERLMGRVPARLSYVTVAGGTAFATLSGSSMGSTALLGTLMVPEMSRRGYKKVLSIGPILGTGGIAMLIPPSALAVLLGTLAELDIGALLIAGVVPGLLLAAMYAVLIYAIARLDPDAAPAYAVDIAPWSERIVILMRDILPMVSVVIGVILLIMVGWATPSEAAAFGCLGVLVLAIAFRSLSLAAIWKSLEGATRVTVVALLIIFGSATFSKTLAFSGGSAGLITWVTGLDISPMVMLGVMFLILLLLGMFMDQLSMMLLTVPIFFPLAQSFGFDMIWFAVIVLLAMEISFTTPPFGLLLFVMQGVAPPGTKFWDICLAALPFMGCAMLLVVLIVVFPEIATWLPSVSRP; encoded by the coding sequence ATGGAATGGTACTGGACACTCACGGTCCTGCTTGGCGCCATCCTGGTATTGATGGCGGTCGGTTTCCCGGTCGGTATTGCCTTTCTGGCGGTCAACATCGTCGCTGCGATGATCTATTTCGGCGGCAACGGATCCTTCCTCGATCAGCTTGAACTGGGCATCGCCACGCTGGCCGACAATGCTTTCGGCTCGATGGCGAACTTCGCACTGGTACCGATCCCGATGTTCCTGCTGATGGGGGAACTATTCTTTCATACCGGGCTCGCAAACCGGATGTTTTCCGGTGTGGAACGTTTGATGGGCCGCGTTCCGGCGCGGCTGTCCTATGTCACCGTGGCAGGCGGCACGGCCTTTGCCACCCTGTCCGGATCGTCGATGGGCAGCACCGCCCTGCTGGGGACCCTGATGGTCCCGGAAATGTCCCGACGCGGCTACAAGAAGGTTCTGTCCATCGGCCCGATCCTGGGAACGGGCGGTATCGCAATGCTGATCCCCCCCTCGGCACTGGCCGTGCTCCTCGGTACGCTGGCGGAACTGGATATCGGCGCCTTGCTGATCGCAGGTGTGGTTCCGGGCCTGTTACTGGCAGCAATGTACGCGGTTCTGATCTATGCGATCGCCCGGCTGGACCCGGACGCGGCGCCGGCCTATGCGGTCGACATCGCGCCCTGGTCGGAGCGAATTGTCATTCTGATGCGCGATATCCTGCCCATGGTATCGGTCGTGATCGGCGTCATCCTTCTGATCATGGTCGGCTGGGCCACCCCGTCGGAAGCAGCGGCGTTCGGCTGCCTGGGCGTGCTCGTGCTGGCCATTGCCTTCCGTTCCCTGTCACTGGCGGCGATCTGGAAATCGCTGGAAGGGGCGACCCGGGTAACCGTCGTTGCCCTGCTGATCATTTTCGGATCGGCGACCTTCTCGAAGACCCTGGCTTTTTCCGGCGGCAGCGCGGGACTGATCACCTGGGTCACCGGGCTCGACATCTCCCCGATGGTCATGCTGGGGGTCATGTTCCTGATCCTGCTGCTGCTCGGCATGTTCATGGATCAGTTGTCGATGATGCTGCTGACCGTACCGATCTTCTTCCCGTTGGCGCAGAGCTTCGGGTTCGACATGATCTGGTTTGCCGTCATTGTCCTGCTGGCGATGGAGATCAGTTTCACCACGCCGCCCTTCGGTCTGTTGCTCTTCGTTATGCAGGGGGTAGCGCCACCGGGCACCAAATTCTGGGACATCTGTCTGGCCGCCCTGCCCTTCATGGGCTGTGCGATGCTGCTGGTCGTGCTGATCGTGGTCTTCCCTGAGATCGCGACCTGGCTGCCATCCGTCAGCAGACCCTAG
- a CDS encoding tautomerase family protein, giving the protein MPIVEITLIEGYDEDTRRRLTRALHQAVQSVIAAPDEGVTIVAREVPSANYRRGGTDKVPGPPVPDPVEVVRRFLKCMESRDLDGAKALTADGFEMIFPGGRRFTEFQQLIDWAKPRYRWVGKRFERFDAAPAEDGTAVTCYGTLYGEWPDGTAFEGIRYADWFLLRGGKILQQHVWNDLAESARTG; this is encoded by the coding sequence ATGCCAATCGTCGAAATCACCCTGATCGAAGGCTATGACGAAGACACCAGGCGGCGCCTGACCAGGGCGCTGCATCAGGCGGTTCAGAGCGTCATCGCCGCGCCCGACGAAGGCGTGACGATTGTCGCCCGCGAAGTGCCCTCGGCAAACTACCGGCGCGGCGGTACCGACAAGGTGCCCGGGCCGCCTGTTCCCGACCCGGTCGAAGTGGTGCGACGCTTCCTGAAATGTATGGAATCGCGCGATCTCGACGGCGCGAAGGCCCTCACGGCGGACGGTTTCGAGATGATTTTCCCCGGCGGTCGTCGGTTCACCGAGTTTCAACAACTGATCGACTGGGCCAAGCCGCGATACCGCTGGGTCGGCAAGCGGTTCGAACGGTTCGATGCCGCCCCGGCTGAGGACGGAACGGCCGTGACCTGTTACGGCACGCTTTACGGCGAATGGCCGGACGGAACGGCCTTTGAGGGAATTCGTTATGCGGACTGGTTTCTGCTGCGCGGCGGCAAGATTCTGCAGCAGCATGTCTGGAACGATCTCGCGGAATCGGCGCGTACGGGTTAG
- a CDS encoding MmcQ/YjbR family DNA-binding protein — translation MDLPEASEKLAWGNPTFRVRDKIFAMEKRGDGRASVWCKAPPGSQDVLVSADPERFFVPPYVGHKGWVGMRLDEDPNWSEVAAIVRRSYRLIAPKRLASRVD, via the coding sequence TTGGACCTCCCCGAAGCCAGCGAGAAACTGGCTTGGGGAAATCCGACCTTCCGGGTTCGCGACAAGATTTTCGCGATGGAGAAGCGCGGCGATGGTCGCGCCTCCGTATGGTGCAAGGCCCCGCCGGGCAGCCAGGACGTTCTGGTTTCCGCCGATCCGGAACGGTTCTTCGTCCCTCCCTATGTCGGCCACAAGGGTTGGGTTGGAATGCGCTTGGACGAGGATCCCAACTGGTCGGAAGTGGCGGCCATTGTTCGACGAAGCTACCGGTTGATCGCACCGAAACGATTGGCCTCACGCGTTGACTGA
- the doeA gene encoding ectoine hydrolase DoeA (DoeA (degradation of ectoine A) is also called EutD (ectoine utilization D).): MPAADLPFTIEEYADRLAKVRASMEEKGIELLYITDPSNMAWLTGYDGWSFYVHQGVIVPPDGLPLWWGRGQDGNGAVRTVYMPDECVLPYPDIYVQSTERHPMDHLSDKFKDRGWDKLRIGVEMDNYYFSAAAYASLQTNLPNATFTDATGLVNWQRGVKSATEIDYMRKAATIVGRMHTMIAQRMEPGVRKCDIVADIFKTGIAGTEEFGGDYPAIVPLLPTGPHAAAPHLTWDDQPMQSGAGTFFEIAGCYKRYHAPLSRTVFLGEPPQYMLDAEKALLAGLEAGIDAARAGNRACDVAIALADELMKGKIERSARCGYPIGLSYPPDWGERTISFRETDQTELKPGMTFHFMPGLWMENWGLEITESILIRDSGPAECLTNHPREMLVKR; this comes from the coding sequence ATGCCCGCTGCCGATCTGCCGTTCACCATTGAGGAATATGCCGACCGTCTCGCCAAGGTGCGGGCGTCCATGGAGGAGAAGGGCATCGAACTTCTCTACATCACCGACCCGTCGAACATGGCCTGGCTCACCGGCTATGACGGCTGGTCGTTCTATGTCCATCAGGGGGTGATCGTGCCGCCGGACGGTCTGCCCCTGTGGTGGGGCCGGGGCCAGGATGGCAACGGCGCGGTCCGCACCGTCTACATGCCCGACGAATGCGTCCTGCCTTATCCCGACATTTATGTGCAGTCGACCGAGCGCCACCCGATGGACCACCTGTCGGACAAGTTCAAGGACCGTGGCTGGGACAAGCTGCGCATCGGGGTGGAGATGGACAATTACTATTTCTCCGCCGCCGCCTATGCCTCGCTGCAGACCAACCTGCCCAACGCGACCTTCACCGACGCGACCGGTCTGGTGAACTGGCAGCGGGGTGTCAAATCCGCAACAGAGATCGACTACATGCGCAAGGCCGCGACCATTGTCGGCCGGATGCACACGATGATCGCGCAGCGGATGGAACCGGGCGTGCGGAAATGCGATATCGTCGCCGACATCTTCAAGACCGGCATCGCAGGAACGGAGGAATTCGGCGGCGACTATCCCGCCATTGTGCCGTTGCTGCCGACCGGGCCGCATGCCGCCGCGCCGCACCTGACCTGGGACGATCAGCCGATGCAGTCCGGCGCCGGCACGTTTTTCGAGATTGCGGGCTGCTACAAGCGCTATCACGCGCCGCTCAGCCGCACCGTCTTCCTGGGTGAGCCGCCGCAATACATGCTGGATGCCGAAAAGGCGCTGCTGGCCGGGCTGGAAGCCGGGATCGATGCCGCCCGTGCCGGCAACCGCGCCTGTGACGTCGCCATCGCACTGGCCGACGAGTTGATGAAGGGCAAGATCGAACGCTCCGCCCGCTGCGGTTATCCGATCGGTCTGTCCTACCCGCCCGATTGGGGCGAGCGCACCATCAGCTTCCGCGAAACCGACCAGACCGAACTGAAACCCGGCATGACCTTCCATTTCATGCCCGGCCTGTGGATGGAAAACTGGGGCCTGGAAATCACCGAAAGCATCCTGATCCGGGATTCCGGCCCCGCCGAATGCCTGACCAACCATCCGCGCGAGATGCTGGTGAAGCGGTAG
- a CDS encoding short chain dehydrogenase yields the protein MKILLVGASGTIGQAVSSELGARHDIITAGRSSGDVTLDMTDTNSIRAAFEKVGAVDAVVSTAGGVKFGDFWEMEDADYRIGINDKLMGQVNLVLIGRHHVAPKASFTLTTGILTRDPIRYASSASMVNGAIEAFTRAAAIEFGNGMRINTVSPGVLVESMEGYGPYFRGHEPVPGARAALGYAKSVEGLQTGQIFEIF from the coding sequence ATGAAGATTCTCCTCGTCGGCGCCTCTGGCACCATTGGTCAGGCCGTCTCATCGGAACTGGGCGCCCGCCACGACATCATCACCGCCGGGCGGTCCAGCGGCGATGTCACCCTGGACATGACCGATACGAACAGCATTCGCGCAGCCTTCGAAAAAGTCGGCGCCGTCGATGCCGTCGTGTCGACAGCGGGCGGTGTAAAGTTCGGTGATTTCTGGGAAATGGAAGACGCGGATTACCGTATCGGCATCAATGACAAGCTGATGGGTCAGGTGAATCTGGTTCTGATCGGCCGGCACCACGTCGCCCCGAAAGCGTCCTTCACCCTGACAACCGGGATCCTGACCCGGGATCCGATCCGCTATGCCAGTTCCGCCTCCATGGTCAACGGCGCGATCGAGGCCTTCACCCGGGCCGCCGCAATCGAGTTCGGCAACGGCATGCGCATCAATACGGTCAGCCCCGGGGTGCTGGTCGAATCCATGGAAGGCTACGGCCCCTACTTTCGCGGTCATGAGCCCGTGCCGGGTGCCCGCGCGGCGCTGGGATACGCCAAGAGCGTTGAAGGTCTGCAGACCGGGCAAATTTTCGAGATTTTCTGA
- the doeB gene encoding N(2)-acetyl-L-2,4-diaminobutanoate deacetylase DoeB: MVINPISPTVDFDQDGVQHGFLKLPYSHDQSAWGSIMIPITVVKNGTGPTAVLTGANHGDEYEGPIALYDLAAKIDPVDVSGRIIIVPAFNYPAFLSGTRTSPIDGGNLNRIFPGRPDGTVTEKIADFFQHQILSRADYVLDIHSGGRTLEFVPFAACHVLQDKRQEKRCVEAMQAFNAPYSLMLLEIDSVGMYDTAAEDLGRVFVSTELGGGGSASATTIRIAKKGIENFLKHAGILAGEPLIEPTVNLDMPDGRCYVSCETPGLIEYTVELGDEVEEDQVVAVVHEITRTGRPPALYRAGISGIFTGRHYPGMINMGDIVAVIAVPV; the protein is encoded by the coding sequence ATGGTGATTAATCCGATCTCGCCGACGGTCGATTTCGACCAGGACGGCGTTCAGCATGGCTTTTTGAAACTGCCCTACAGCCATGACCAGTCGGCGTGGGGGTCGATCATGATCCCCATTACCGTGGTCAAGAACGGCACCGGGCCGACCGCCGTGCTGACCGGCGCCAATCACGGTGACGAATACGAAGGGCCGATCGCGTTGTATGATTTGGCCGCGAAGATCGATCCGGTGGATGTCAGCGGTCGGATCATCATCGTTCCGGCCTTCAACTATCCGGCCTTTCTGTCAGGGACCCGTACGTCACCGATCGACGGCGGGAACCTGAACCGGATTTTTCCGGGTCGCCCGGACGGTACAGTAACGGAAAAGATCGCCGATTTCTTTCAGCACCAGATTCTGTCACGGGCGGATTACGTTCTGGACATTCATTCCGGTGGCAGGACGCTGGAATTCGTTCCATTCGCCGCCTGCCATGTGCTGCAGGACAAGCGCCAGGAAAAACGCTGTGTCGAGGCGATGCAGGCATTCAATGCGCCCTATTCGCTGATGCTCCTGGAGATCGATTCCGTCGGAATGTACGACACGGCCGCGGAGGATCTGGGGCGCGTCTTCGTGTCGACGGAACTGGGGGGCGGCGGTTCGGCCAGTGCCACGACGATCCGGATCGCCAAGAAGGGAATCGAGAATTTCCTGAAACATGCCGGCATTCTGGCGGGCGAACCGCTGATCGAGCCGACGGTCAACCTCGATATGCCGGACGGCCGCTGTTATGTCTCCTGCGAGACGCCGGGCCTGATCGAATACACCGTCGAACTGGGCGATGAAGTCGAAGAGGACCAGGTCGTCGCCGTCGTGCATGAGATCACCCGGACCGGCCGTCCGCCGGCGCTGTATCGCGCCGGGATCAGCGGCATCTTCACCGGCCGTCACTATCCCGGGATGATCAATATGGGCGACATTGTCGCCGTCATCGCCGTTCCTGTTTAG
- a CDS encoding NAD-dependent succinate-semialdehyde dehydrogenase, translating into MTQEPVSPRESLSDPSLFKADCFIAGAWQDAASGGRISVTDPGNGNSIGSVPSMSGEESRSAVDAAQRAFPSWSVMLPQDRAAILRRWFEAVRDAKEDLARIMVLEQGKPISEARGEIDYAASFMEFYAEETKRPNIEGVTSHLPDAEVELWREPVGVAALITPWNFPCAMITRKATAAMAAGCTVVVHPSKETPFSALALAETARRAGVPDGVFNVVTGDPETVVRPWTDDTRVRALSFTGSTEIGRLLYERSAQTVKRLVLELGGHAPFVVFDDADLDIAVDSAMAAKFATSGQDCLGANRIYVQRGVYDAFCERFAARTADLRIGYGMDDPDIGPLMNANAVAKQVEHVADATEKGARILTGGKARDDLGPLYFEPTVLADVPPDAKIFREETFGPVAAITSFETEGEVLARANDTEYGLIAYVHTIDPRRIFRLSRGLQYGMVAVNRTKVTGAPIPFGGMKQSGLGREGARQGMEAFTDVKYVCRDYGDLTLVE; encoded by the coding sequence ATGACGCAGGAGCCCGTCTCTCCGCGCGAGAGCCTGTCCGATCCGTCCTTGTTCAAGGCAGACTGCTTTATCGCAGGCGCCTGGCAGGATGCGGCTTCGGGCGGCAGAATTTCCGTCACCGATCCCGGCAACGGGAATTCGATCGGCAGCGTTCCGTCGATGTCCGGTGAGGAGAGCCGCAGCGCCGTGGACGCGGCACAGCGTGCCTTCCCGTCCTGGTCGGTGATGCTGCCCCAGGACCGCGCGGCGATCCTGCGCCGCTGGTTCGAGGCGGTGCGCGATGCCAAGGAAGATCTGGCCCGGATCATGGTCCTGGAACAGGGGAAGCCGATTTCCGAGGCACGCGGCGAAATCGATTATGCCGCTTCCTTCATGGAGTTTTACGCCGAGGAAACCAAACGTCCGAATATCGAAGGCGTGACGTCCCACCTGCCCGATGCCGAGGTGGAACTGTGGCGGGAGCCGGTCGGCGTGGCCGCCCTTATCACCCCCTGGAACTTCCCCTGCGCGATGATCACCCGCAAGGCGACGGCGGCGATGGCGGCGGGCTGCACCGTTGTCGTCCATCCATCGAAGGAAACACCTTTCTCCGCCCTGGCACTGGCCGAAACCGCGCGGCGCGCCGGTGTTCCCGACGGTGTGTTCAACGTCGTCACAGGCGATCCGGAAACCGTGGTCCGTCCGTGGACCGACGATACCCGCGTCCGCGCCCTGTCCTTTACCGGGTCGACGGAAATCGGTCGCCTGCTGTATGAGCGCAGCGCGCAGACCGTGAAGCGCCTGGTCCTGGAACTGGGCGGACATGCGCCCTTTGTGGTGTTCGATGACGCCGATCTGGATATTGCTGTGGACAGCGCGATGGCCGCGAAATTCGCGACCTCCGGCCAGGATTGCCTTGGCGCCAACCGCATCTATGTGCAACGCGGCGTCTATGACGCCTTTTGTGAGCGCTTTGCCGCGCGTACCGCCGACCTGCGCATCGGCTATGGTATGGATGATCCGGATATCGGCCCGCTGATGAATGCGAATGCCGTTGCCAAACAGGTCGAACATGTCGCCGACGCCACGGAGAAGGGGGCGCGAATCCTGACCGGGGGGAAAGCGCGGGACGATCTGGGGCCGCTCTATTTCGAGCCGACCGTTCTGGCCGATGTGCCGCCCGATGCGAAGATCTTCCGAGAGGAGACATTCGGGCCGGTTGCCGCGATCACATCCTTCGAAACCGAAGGCGAAGTGCTGGCCCGGGCCAACGACACCGAATACGGGCTGATCGCCTATGTCCATACGATCGACCCGCGCCGCATCTTCCGGCTCAGCCGGGGGCTGCAGTATGGCATGGTGGCGGTCAATCGGACCAAGGTGACCGGCGCGCCGATCCCGTTCGGCGGTATGAAGCAATCCGGTCTGGGCCGCGAAGGTGCGCGTCAGGGCATGGAAGCCTTCACCGATGTGAAATACGTTTGTCGCGACTACGGCGACCTCACCCTAGTGGAGTAA
- a CDS encoding aspartate aminotransferase family protein — protein sequence MLKNEPLEAWDRDHFFHPSTAMGAHARGETPHRIIEGGSGVYITDSNGKTSLDGFAGLYCVNVGYGRSEIADAISEQAHKLSYYHSYVGHASEPAIRLSQMIAERAPEGLNHTYFGLSGSDANETNIKLVWYVNNILGRPEKKKIISRWRGYHGSGVMTGSLTGLALFHNKFDLPRAPILHTEAPYYYRRENLDQSPEEFSQHCADKLEELILAEGPDTVAAFIGEPALGTGGLVPPPPGYWEKIQAVLKKYDVMLIADEVVTGFGRLGTMFGSVHYGMDPDLITIAKGLTSAYAPLSGTIVHDRVWKVLEQGSDELGPIGHGWTYSAHPLCAAAGVANLELIDRLDLVANAGETGAYFNKAMKDALADHPNVGEVRGEGLLCAVEFVEDKDSRTFFDPSKKMGPTLSAAALEQGLITRAMPQGDILGFAPPLCLTRDEADKIVGMAAAAVKAVLG from the coding sequence ATGCTAAAAAACGAACCGCTCGAAGCCTGGGACCGCGACCACTTCTTTCATCCGTCGACCGCGATGGGTGCCCATGCCCGGGGCGAGACCCCGCACCGCATCATCGAAGGCGGCAGCGGTGTCTACATCACCGACAGCAACGGCAAGACCAGCCTGGACGGTTTCGCCGGCCTGTATTGCGTGAATGTCGGCTATGGCCGCAGCGAGATCGCCGACGCGATTTCCGAACAGGCGCACAAGCTGTCCTATTATCATTCCTATGTCGGTCATGCCTCCGAACCGGCGATCCGCCTGTCCCAGATGATTGCGGAGCGCGCGCCGGAAGGGTTGAACCATACATATTTCGGTCTGTCCGGGTCGGATGCCAACGAGACCAACATCAAGCTGGTCTGGTATGTGAACAACATCCTGGGGCGGCCGGAGAAAAAGAAGATCATCTCGCGCTGGCGCGGCTATCACGGGTCGGGCGTGATGACCGGCTCGCTGACTGGACTTGCGCTGTTCCATAACAAGTTCGATCTGCCGCGCGCACCGATCCTGCACACCGAGGCGCCTTACTATTATCGCCGGGAAAACCTGGATCAGTCGCCGGAGGAGTTTTCGCAGCATTGCGCCGACAAACTGGAGGAACTGATCCTGGCCGAAGGGCCGGACACGGTCGCTGCCTTCATCGGCGAACCGGCGCTGGGCACCGGCGGCCTGGTGCCGCCGCCGCCGGGCTATTGGGAGAAGATCCAGGCCGTCCTCAAGAAATACGACGTGATGTTGATCGCGGACGAGGTGGTAACCGGTTTCGGCCGTTTGGGGACCATGTTCGGTTCTGTCCATTACGGCATGGATCCGGATCTGATCACCATCGCAAAGGGCCTGACCTCCGCCTATGCGCCGCTGTCCGGCACGATCGTCCATGACCGTGTCTGGAAGGTGTTGGAACAGGGATCGGACGAGCTGGGGCCGATCGGGCATGGCTGGACCTATTCCGCGCATCCGCTTTGCGCTGCTGCCGGTGTGGCGAATCTGGAACTGATCGATCGTCTCGATCTCGTAGCCAACGCCGGCGAGACCGGTGCCTATTTCAACAAGGCGATGAAGGACGCACTGGCCGACCATCCGAATGTCGGCGAGGTGCGCGGGGAGGGCCTGCTCTGCGCCGTGGAATTCGTCGAGGACAAGGATAGCCGCACCTTCTTCGATCCGTCGAAGAAGATGGGGCCGACCCTGTCCGCCGCCGCTTTGGAGCAGGGGCTGATTACCCGCGCCATGCCGCAGGGCGACATTCTGGGCTTTGCGCCGCCGCTGTGCCTGACCCGGGACGAGGCGGACAAGATCGTGGGAATGGCTGCCGCGGCGGTCAAAGCGGTGCTTGGCTGA
- a CDS encoding LysR substrate-binding domain-containing protein has translation MPNLLSEMRSFALVVEHGGFSAAARAAGVSKARLSQHVSRLEEAVSAQLLHRSTRSMSLTRAGEVMLAHGRQVLTAQEEAFDAVEALAALPAGPVGITVPVSFGEMFLTDIAAAFRARYPDVRIRLELDNRYRDLKKAEADIAIRAGLSDDPDQVAIPLGEYSEVTCAAPSYLTGRNDTPVRAPDDLRGHACLVNHHSCPDGRWTYFQGESAFSVAVDAALSLNHFPLIRTAALAGQGVARLPRYLAVPEIAAGRLVELLPDYRSPTSPIYLVYIRESRLPRRVRLLVDFIRDWFRASPELLLRGPSPDPTRHTRVGGEG, from the coding sequence ATGCCAAACCTCCTCAGTGAAATGCGCAGCTTCGCTCTGGTCGTGGAACATGGCGGGTTCTCGGCTGCGGCACGGGCGGCCGGTGTCTCGAAGGCGCGCCTCAGCCAACATGTCAGCCGCCTTGAAGAGGCTGTTTCGGCGCAGCTTCTGCATCGCTCCACCCGCAGCATGAGCCTGACCCGGGCGGGGGAGGTCATGCTCGCCCATGGACGACAGGTCCTGACCGCCCAGGAAGAGGCTTTTGACGCGGTCGAGGCCCTGGCGGCGCTGCCGGCCGGGCCGGTCGGGATCACGGTCCCTGTCTCATTCGGCGAAATGTTTCTGACCGATATCGCCGCGGCCTTTCGGGCCCGCTATCCCGATGTGCGGATCCGGCTGGAACTGGACAATCGGTATCGCGACCTGAAGAAGGCAGAGGCGGATATCGCGATACGGGCGGGACTGTCGGACGATCCGGATCAGGTTGCGATACCGCTTGGCGAGTATTCGGAGGTGACCTGCGCCGCGCCGTCCTATCTGACCGGCCGAAACGACACACCGGTCCGGGCGCCAGACGATCTGCGCGGCCATGCCTGTCTGGTCAATCACCATTCCTGTCCGGACGGACGCTGGACCTACTTTCAGGGCGAAAGTGCCTTCTCCGTCGCCGTGGACGCCGCGCTCAGCCTGAACCATTTCCCCTTGATCCGGACCGCGGCCCTGGCAGGGCAGGGGGTGGCCAGGCTGCCGCGCTACCTCGCGGTACCGGAGATTGCCGCGGGCCGTCTGGTGGAACTGCTGCCGGATTACCGCTCTCCGACCAGTCCGATTTATCTGGTCTACATCCGCGAAAGCCGCCTGCCCCGCCGCGTCCGCCTGCTGGTCGACTTCATCCGCGACTGGTTCCGCGCTTCACCGGAGCTTTTGCTGCGGGGACCCTCACCCGACCCTACGCGCCACACTCGCGTTGGGGGAGAGGGATAA